From Verrucomicrobiia bacterium, the proteins below share one genomic window:
- a CDS encoding dihydrodipicolinate synthase family protein has product RYYLAAGAGGVAVGAHTTQFEIRDKKAGLLKPVFELMAEELARAAVPAPLNQFGRGGVKAHASAKAQESRAVRIAGLCGATRQAVAEATLARELGYDAGLLSLSALRQATEEQLLAHCQAVAEIIPVFGFYLQPAVGGRLLSFSFWGRFAEIENVVAVKIAPFNRYQTLDVVRAVAEAGRDDIALYTGNDDSIVLDLLTPYRIRTSGRVVERRIVGGLLGHWAVWTRRAVELQAECRRVALSGQAVPPQLLQRAVEVTDCNAAFFDAAHQFAGCIPGIHEVLRRQGLLAGLWCLNSSETLSPGQGEAIDRVYKAYPHLNDDPFVVRNRDEWLRG; this is encoded by the coding sequence CGCTATTACCTTGCCGCCGGCGCCGGCGGCGTGGCTGTTGGCGCGCACACGACCCAATTCGAAATTCGCGATAAAAAGGCGGGCCTGCTTAAACCCGTTTTTGAATTGATGGCCGAGGAACTGGCCCGGGCCGCGGTTCCAGCTCCCTTAAACCAATTTGGGCGCGGCGGGGTCAAAGCTCACGCTTCCGCAAAGGCACAAGAAAGCCGTGCGGTGCGGATTGCCGGTCTCTGTGGCGCCACACGCCAGGCGGTCGCCGAAGCTACTCTGGCTCGCGAATTGGGCTACGACGCCGGCTTGCTTAGCTTGAGCGCCTTGCGCCAGGCGACTGAAGAACAACTGCTCGCCCATTGCCAAGCCGTGGCGGAAATCATCCCGGTCTTCGGTTTCTATTTGCAGCCGGCAGTCGGTGGCCGATTGCTGTCGTTTTCCTTTTGGGGTCGCTTCGCCGAGATCGAAAACGTCGTGGCGGTCAAAATCGCACCCTTTAACCGATACCAAACCCTTGACGTCGTGCGCGCGGTGGCGGAAGCGGGCCGGGATGATATCGCTTTGTACACCGGCAACGATGATTCCATCGTGCTTGATTTGCTTACACCTTATCGTATCCGAACGAGTGGGCGCGTGGTCGAACGCCGGATTGTAGGCGGATTGCTGGGGCATTGGGCAGTTTGGACTCGACGTGCGGTGGAATTACAAGCCGAGTGCCGCCGAGTCGCCCTTAGCGGCCAAGCGGTTCCGCCGCAACTTCTCCAACGCGCTGTGGAGGTCACCGACTGCAACGCTGCATTCTTCGATGCGGCGCATCAGTTCGCTGGTTGCATCCCGGGCATCCACGAAGTGCTTCGCCGCCAGGGTTTGTTGGCCGGCCTGTGGTGTCTCAATTCCAGCGAGACTCTCAGTCCGGGTCAAGGCGAGGCGATTGACAGGGTCTATAAAGCTTACCCGCACCTGAATGATGACCCGTTCGTGGTCCGCAATCGGGACGAATGGCTGCGCGGCTGA
- a CDS encoding GNAT family N-acetyltransferase, with translation MESTRPALCLRKLTSADLAFADSIRALAGWNQTLADWERFLATDPDGCFLAEWRGTPAGTATTTIYGAQLAWIGMVLVHPDFRRRGIGRALLQHAIAYLHNRGVRCIKLDATPEGKLVYDALGFRTEWTLKRWAGRPGAAKRATPAPELRAWRPADAAFVEPLDTAAFGVWRRSLWVTLGSAGGVGLVTESKNGGLAGLGFVRPGSQALHLGPVIANSPEVGLDLIEGLMVRAMEARNPGDTIFWDIPDPNERAVSWAQGHVLSVQRPLIRMFLGENATLGDPRRQFAIGGPEVG, from the coding sequence ATGGAATCCACTCGACCAGCCTTATGCCTGCGCAAGCTGACCTCGGCAGACCTGGCCTTCGCCGATTCTATTCGCGCACTCGCCGGTTGGAACCAAACCTTGGCAGACTGGGAGCGCTTCCTGGCAACGGACCCGGATGGCTGTTTCCTGGCGGAATGGAGAGGAACACCCGCCGGCACAGCCACGACTACCATCTACGGGGCGCAATTAGCCTGGATCGGCATGGTCCTGGTGCACCCGGATTTCCGCCGGCGCGGGATTGGTCGCGCGCTGCTGCAACACGCCATTGCATATCTGCACAACCGCGGCGTGCGCTGTATCAAACTGGACGCTACGCCCGAAGGCAAGCTGGTCTATGACGCACTTGGTTTTCGCACCGAGTGGACCCTCAAACGCTGGGCCGGCCGTCCTGGGGCGGCCAAGCGGGCCACCCCCGCGCCTGAACTCAGAGCGTGGCGGCCTGCGGACGCAGCATTCGTCGAACCGCTGGATACGGCGGCATTCGGCGTCTGGCGCCGGTCATTGTGGGTCACATTGGGAAGCGCCGGAGGCGTGGGTTTGGTGACTGAATCCAAAAATGGCGGCTTGGCCGGATTGGGCTTCGTCCGCCCTGGTTCGCAGGCGCTCCACCTTGGACCCGTGATAGCAAACTCGCCCGAGGTTGGCCTCGACCTGATCGAAGGGCTCATGGTCCGCGCGATGGAGGCGCGCAACCCCGGCGATACAATCTTTTGGGATATCCCCGATCCGAATGAGAGGGCAGTGTCGTGGGCGCAAGGCCACGTGCTCAGTGTCCAACGCCCTTTGATCCGAATGTTTCTTGGCGAGAACGCCACCCTGGGCGACCCACGCCGGCAGTTCGCCATCGGTGGTCCGGAGGTTGGCTGA
- a CDS encoding DUF1800 domain-containing protein, with product MLQALSRDRWNFTTASHLLNRAGFGGTPGEIERLVALGPEKAVSWFVDYESTPDTTPNPEWAKPDPERFERLRAARMAGPEERRKIQQAEQKGQRDHFIELKGWWLERMAKGPRPFQERMVLFWHGHFATSMQKVRDAYLMWRQNDLFRRLATGKWLELLTAMGKDPAMLIWLDEAQSRKEHPNENFARELMELFTLGEGNYTEKDVTEAARALTGWSYNRREQEFIERPYWHDNGQKTIFGQQGNFNGDDLLRLIAARAESARFITGKLWTFFAGSEPSGSLNEALAAEFRNKGNEFKPLMRTLFLSEEFYAASIIRNQVKSPVQWLVGSARMLERELPPPLVCFGLTRNLGQDLLAPPNVKGWDGGLSWITTNTLLARYNEAAILVWCRETSRCWRGGWPIVRGLTGP from the coding sequence ATGTTGCAGGCTTTGTCAAGGGATCGGTGGAATTTCACCACGGCGTCGCACCTGCTGAACCGCGCCGGTTTTGGGGGCACGCCGGGAGAGATTGAGAGGCTGGTGGCGCTGGGGCCGGAGAAAGCGGTTTCGTGGTTTGTGGATTATGAATCCACGCCGGATACGACGCCCAATCCCGAGTGGGCCAAGCCTGACCCGGAGCGTTTCGAGCGGCTGCGCGCGGCGCGGATGGCAGGACCTGAAGAGCGGCGGAAAATTCAACAGGCCGAGCAAAAGGGGCAGCGGGATCATTTTATCGAGTTGAAGGGTTGGTGGCTGGAGCGAATGGCCAAAGGCCCGAGGCCATTCCAGGAGAGGATGGTTCTTTTCTGGCACGGCCACTTCGCGACGAGCATGCAGAAGGTGCGGGATGCCTACCTGATGTGGCGTCAGAATGATTTGTTTCGCCGGCTGGCGACGGGCAAATGGCTCGAGCTGCTCACCGCCATGGGAAAGGACCCGGCGATGCTGATCTGGCTGGACGAGGCCCAAAGCCGCAAGGAGCATCCCAACGAGAATTTCGCGCGGGAGTTGATGGAGTTGTTCACCCTGGGCGAAGGCAATTACACGGAAAAGGATGTGACCGAAGCGGCGCGGGCCCTGACGGGTTGGTCGTACAACCGACGCGAGCAGGAGTTTATCGAGCGGCCATACTGGCATGACAACGGGCAGAAGACCATTTTCGGCCAGCAAGGGAATTTCAATGGGGACGATCTCCTGCGTTTGATTGCAGCGCGGGCAGAGTCCGCCCGATTTATTACCGGCAAATTGTGGACCTTCTTTGCCGGGTCGGAGCCCTCGGGGAGTTTGAACGAGGCGCTGGCGGCGGAGTTCAGGAATAAAGGAAACGAATTCAAGCCGCTGATGCGGACGCTGTTTCTTTCTGAAGAGTTTTATGCGGCGTCGATCATCCGCAACCAGGTCAAGAGCCCGGTCCAATGGCTGGTGGGCAGCGCGCGCATGCTCGAACGGGAGTTGCCCCCGCCGCTGGTTTGTTTCGGATTGACCCGCAACCTGGGCCAGGACCTGTTGGCGCCGCCCAACGTGAAAGGGTGGGATGGGGGACTGAGCTGGATAACGACCAACACGCTGCTGGCGCGGTATAACGAGGCAGCCATACTGGTCTGGTGCAGGGAGACAAGTCGATGCTGGCGGGGGGGCTGGCCAATCGTCCGGGGCTTGACCGGGCCATGA
- a CDS encoding DUF1501 domain-containing protein has product MKTEPTFQTRRDFLRATLLGGAFSWTIPTFLANTLSALQAEAADKATQAVTGRDGPILVVLQMAGGNDGLNTVVPYTNDYYHRARPRIGLKGEGLLKLNDELALHPHLTGFKELYDAGRLAIVQGAGYPNPNRSHFRSTEIWQTASDSNRFERYGWLGRYFDNACAGCDPTVGVSVGRQTPQAFFAKDPMGISLENPQNYRFLPPRGEGAHEAQMVDESFQKLNQADGDVSANSGGSIGSIHGAGRLSGGSALDFLERTALEARVSSDTIREIASRSETQGVYPASPLGNSLKLTAKLIGGGLQARVFYLSQGGYDTHTNQVATQNRLLQDLGDSVRAFVDDMEKQGNLSRVLVMTFSEFGRRVAENASGGTDHGAAAPLFMIGKKLQAGLLGTFPSLAPGDLFQGDIRYTVDFRSVYASVLENWLKTPSVPILGRQFPLLHVV; this is encoded by the coding sequence ATGAAAACCGAGCCGACTTTCCAAACCCGGCGTGATTTCCTGCGCGCCACGCTCCTGGGCGGGGCCTTTAGCTGGACGATTCCAACGTTCCTGGCCAACACGCTTTCTGCGCTGCAGGCCGAAGCCGCCGATAAAGCGACGCAGGCGGTTACCGGGCGGGACGGACCGATCCTGGTGGTCTTGCAAATGGCCGGGGGTAATGACGGCTTGAATACAGTCGTGCCCTACACGAACGATTACTATCATCGCGCCCGTCCACGGATCGGGTTGAAAGGGGAGGGATTGCTCAAGCTCAATGACGAGTTGGCTCTGCATCCGCACCTGACCGGGTTCAAAGAACTGTATGACGCCGGGCGCCTGGCCATCGTGCAGGGCGCCGGCTACCCCAATCCCAACCGGTCGCATTTTCGTTCGACCGAAATTTGGCAGACGGCCAGCGACTCGAATCGGTTCGAGCGTTACGGATGGTTGGGGCGCTACTTCGATAATGCCTGCGCCGGGTGCGACCCGACTGTAGGGGTGAGCGTCGGGCGGCAGACGCCCCAGGCTTTTTTTGCCAAAGACCCGATGGGCATCAGCCTGGAAAACCCGCAGAACTATCGATTTCTGCCGCCGCGCGGCGAAGGGGCGCATGAGGCGCAAATGGTTGATGAATCTTTTCAAAAACTGAACCAGGCGGATGGGGATGTCTCGGCCAATTCCGGCGGGAGCATAGGGTCGATTCACGGGGCGGGGCGATTGAGCGGCGGCTCGGCGCTGGATTTTCTGGAACGCACCGCCCTGGAGGCGCGAGTGAGTTCCGACACGATTCGGGAGATAGCAAGCCGGAGCGAAACGCAAGGGGTCTATCCGGCGTCGCCGCTGGGGAATTCTTTGAAGCTGACGGCCAAGCTCATTGGAGGGGGGCTGCAGGCGCGGGTGTTTTATCTCTCGCAAGGGGGTTACGACACGCATACCAACCAGGTTGCGACGCAAAATCGGTTGCTGCAGGATTTGGGGGATTCGGTAAGAGCGTTTGTGGATGATATGGAAAAGCAAGGGAATCTCTCGCGGGTGCTGGTGATGACGTTCAGCGAGTTCGGCCGGCGCGTAGCGGAGAACGCCAGCGGGGGCACCGATCACGGGGCGGCGGCGCCGTTGTTTATGATTGGAAAGAAGCTCCAGGCGGGGTTGCTGGGGACATTCCCGAGCCTGGCTCCGGGGGACCTTTTCCAAGGAGATATCAGGTACACCGTGGATTTCCGGTCGGTGTATGCGTCGGTTTTGGAGAACTGGCTCAAGACGCCGAGTGTTCCGATATTGGGGAGGCAATTCCCTTTGCTGCACGTGGTGTAG
- a CDS encoding AsmA-like C-terminal region-containing protein, protein MGHPHHRPFWRLCFLCFRRCRIALWFLIFLLLASIIYLNQVGLPSWISRPLVQRLQARGLDLQFSRLRLRFYQGFVADNVRFGQAGQPLSPHLLVNEVRLLLNFRALAHLHFQIDALVLQRGQLTWPLPDYPPDNALSVQHIQTYLRFLPNDQWALDDFSASFAGAHIQLSGIITNASALRHWKVLHPAGHARPSLEVWPNRLRRLAETLDRIHFSASPELRLDLSGDARSPESFTARIALTAPGADTPWGAVSQGRFTAKLFPADTNGSLRAQLNLEAAQAKSRWAAITNFALLIHLVSLPGSTNLVTADLRLSADQAHTQWAQGTNALFTAQWVHSITNPVPLSGQGHFQCGFVQSRWGSAAQLDFSGSMDRLLSTNLPPASDPAWGLWTNLQPFLLDWRCHLSDFQSPKIVVDEITCAGKWRAPLLTITNLEARLYQGSLNAHAGLNVASRLAHASLSSDFDPHKIHALLTEGGRRFLQPLAWDQPPRLSADLALTLPAWTNLQPDWRAEIRPSFQIHGQFSLEHGGSFNTIPVASARSHFAYSNLSWSLPDLTLTRPEGRIEALLHASDLTHDFYWHFSSSIDPRILRPLLDQPQQRAFDLISFSQPPLLDAEVWGRFHDPQRTGFKARVALTNFSLRGASATSLQTALQYTNRVLQCLAPLVQLGPQLLRADGLAADFNVHLVYLTNGFSTADPLLVARAIGPHIARAIEPYHFDHPPVAHVHGIIPMEGEEGADLEFDLDGGPFHWWKLASPHITGHVHWAGLQLALSGVRADFYDGAAWGSANFRFHPNQPAALQFSLSATNALLQFLAADLSPGTNHLEGRLSGNLSVTQGDTENWQSVFGYGSLDLRDGVIWDIPLFGIFSPVLNGIAPGLGSSRATAATCTFVATNGVLRSDDLEIRSPPVRLDYRGTVDLQSRLNARVEAALLRDMWLVGPIVSTVFWPVTKMFEYKVTGTLHDPKSEPVFILPKLMLLPFHPLRGLKGLLPEEPGLSHTNSPPPP, encoded by the coding sequence ATGGGCCATCCTCATCACAGACCCTTCTGGCGACTCTGCTTCCTCTGCTTCAGGCGCTGCCGTATTGCCCTCTGGTTCCTCATCTTCCTCCTCCTGGCTTCCATTATCTATCTCAACCAGGTCGGCCTCCCTTCCTGGATTTCTCGCCCTCTAGTCCAGCGCCTCCAGGCTCGCGGACTCGACCTCCAGTTCTCTCGCCTGCGCCTCCGCTTTTACCAGGGCTTCGTCGCTGATAATGTCCGCTTCGGCCAGGCCGGACAGCCTCTCAGCCCTCACCTCCTCGTCAACGAGGTCCGCCTCCTGCTCAACTTCCGCGCCTTGGCTCACCTCCATTTCCAGATCGATGCCCTCGTCTTGCAGCGCGGCCAGTTGACCTGGCCCCTGCCGGACTACCCGCCCGACAACGCCCTCTCTGTCCAGCACATCCAAACTTACCTCCGCTTCCTTCCCAATGACCAATGGGCTTTGGACGATTTCAGCGCCTCCTTCGCCGGCGCTCATATCCAACTCTCAGGCATCATCACCAACGCCTCCGCTCTCCGCCATTGGAAGGTCCTTCATCCTGCCGGCCACGCTCGCCCTTCACTCGAGGTCTGGCCCAACCGCCTCCGGCGCCTCGCCGAAACTCTCGACCGCATCCATTTCTCCGCCTCGCCCGAACTGCGCCTGGACCTCTCCGGCGATGCCCGCTCACCCGAGAGTTTCACCGCCCGCATCGCCCTCACCGCACCCGGCGCCGATACCCCTTGGGGCGCTGTCTCCCAGGGCCGCTTCACCGCAAAACTCTTTCCCGCAGATACCAACGGCTCCTTGCGCGCCCAATTGAACCTCGAAGCAGCCCAAGCCAAAAGCCGGTGGGCCGCCATTACCAATTTCGCCCTCCTCATCCACCTCGTCTCGCTCCCCGGCTCCACCAATCTTGTCACCGCAGACTTGCGCCTCTCCGCCGACCAGGCCCATACCCAGTGGGCACAAGGCACCAATGCCTTGTTCACCGCTCAGTGGGTCCACTCAATTACCAACCCCGTCCCTCTTTCTGGTCAGGGCCATTTCCAGTGCGGCTTCGTCCAATCCCGCTGGGGCAGCGCCGCTCAACTGGATTTCAGCGGCAGCATGGACCGCCTCCTCTCAACCAATCTGCCTCCCGCCTCCGACCCCGCCTGGGGGCTCTGGACCAACCTCCAGCCTTTCCTCCTCGATTGGCGCTGCCATCTCTCCGATTTCCAGTCCCCAAAAATCGTCGTCGATGAAATCACTTGCGCGGGCAAGTGGCGCGCCCCGCTGTTGACCATCACCAACCTCGAAGCACGCCTCTATCAAGGCAGCCTCAACGCCCACGCCGGCCTCAATGTCGCTTCCCGCCTGGCACACGCTTCCCTTTCCTCCGATTTCGACCCCCATAAAATCCACGCCCTCCTCACCGAAGGTGGCCGCCGCTTTCTCCAACCCCTCGCCTGGGACCAACCCCCTCGCCTCTCTGCCGACCTCGCCCTCACTTTGCCCGCCTGGACCAACCTCCAACCGGATTGGCGCGCCGAGATCCGCCCCTCGTTCCAAATCCACGGCCAATTCTCTCTCGAACACGGCGGCTCTTTCAATACCATCCCCGTTGCCTCCGCCCGCTCCCATTTCGCCTATTCCAATCTCTCCTGGTCTTTGCCAGACCTCACTCTCACCCGCCCCGAGGGCCGCATCGAGGCCCTCCTCCACGCCAGCGACCTAACCCACGATTTCTATTGGCACTTCTCCAGCTCCATCGATCCCCGCATCCTGCGACCCTTGCTCGATCAACCCCAACAACGCGCCTTCGATCTCATCTCCTTCTCCCAACCGCCTCTTCTGGATGCGGAGGTTTGGGGCCGCTTTCACGACCCACAGCGCACCGGCTTCAAAGCCCGCGTTGCCTTAACCAATTTTTCCTTGCGCGGCGCATCGGCAACTTCCCTCCAAACCGCCCTCCAATATACCAATCGAGTGCTCCAATGCCTCGCTCCTCTCGTCCAGCTCGGCCCCCAACTCTTGCGCGCCGACGGCTTGGCCGCCGATTTTAACGTCCACCTGGTTTATCTCACCAACGGCTTTAGCACCGCTGACCCCTTGCTCGTCGCTCGCGCCATCGGTCCTCATATCGCTCGCGCCATCGAACCCTATCACTTCGACCACCCTCCCGTCGCCCATGTCCACGGCATCATTCCAATGGAAGGCGAGGAAGGCGCCGATCTGGAGTTTGACCTCGACGGAGGCCCGTTTCATTGGTGGAAGCTGGCCTCTCCCCACATCACCGGCCACGTCCATTGGGCGGGACTCCAACTGGCTTTGAGCGGCGTCCGCGCTGATTTCTATGACGGCGCCGCCTGGGGCAGCGCCAACTTCCGTTTCCATCCCAACCAACCCGCCGCTCTGCAGTTCTCTCTCAGCGCCACTAATGCCCTCTTGCAATTCCTCGCCGCCGACCTCTCTCCCGGAACCAACCACCTCGAAGGCCGCCTCAGCGGCAACCTGTCGGTCACCCAGGGCGATACAGAGAACTGGCAGTCGGTGTTCGGCTACGGCTCCCTGGACCTGCGCGACGGCGTCATTTGGGACATCCCCTTATTCGGCATCTTCAGCCCGGTGCTCAACGGCATCGCCCCCGGCTTGGGCAGCAGCCGTGCCACCGCCGCCACCTGCACCTTTGTCGCCACCAACGGCGTCCTGCGCTCCGACGACCTCGAAATCCGCTCTCCACCCGTGCGCCTGGATTACCGCGGAACTGTCGATTTGCAAAGCCGGCTCAACGCTCGAGTCGAAGCCGCCCTCCTGCGCGATATGTGGCTCGTCGGCCCCATTGTTAGCACCGTCTTTTGGCCGGTGACCAAAATGTTCGAATACAAAGTGACCGGCACCCTCCACGACCCCAAGAGCGAGCCGGTGTTTATCCTGCCCAAACTCATGCTCCTGCCCTTTCATCCCTTGCGCGGCTTGAAAGGCCTGCTGCCCGAAGAACCCGGCCTCTCTCACACCAACTCCCCTCCCCCCCCTTAA
- a CDS encoding DUF4340 domain-containing protein has translation MSFKNTWLWLLVASGLFAFIFFFQRNFHHASGALKILPNLAPADVTSIQVRPGPGQLEIRACRTNAAWQLTEPLVYPAQAASIDDLLKGLLNLTAAASISESELRAHTNADEEFGFASPQASILIQQGDYLIHVLLGDKTPPGDQLFLEVVGHEGAFVVDASLLKLIPRSANDWRDTTLLNLDAPFDRIAVTNNSKAFVLRRDPNLLWRVVDPFPARADNARIEDSLRRLHALRVRQFVSDDPKADLDSFGLANPDTQLALAHGTNPPVLLQFGKIATNDPSQIYARRADQNTIVTVTTNALAPWRGISANDFRDPHLLTLTEPVQTLEVHAQDHPFSLVANPTNDSWRVLPENFPADATAVQDCLSLMGNLKIIDFAKDVVNAPDWPKYGLDPPARRYILKAAPGPSSTTNTLLADLYFGFATNQPNRVYARRADETSVYAVSPDDFAKLPYAPYQLRERKLWSFSTNDIAGITIHQAGKIRSILRAEAYKWSLAPGSQGVVDDIPLEETVRGLCQATAADWAGFGPTNFSRFGFTNPPYEVTFDLKNGQKASIQFGGDAPSGNRYAAVSFDGQPWFLELPWLLYRDIAAYLAAP, from the coding sequence ATGAGTTTCAAAAATACCTGGCTCTGGCTCCTCGTCGCCTCTGGCCTCTTTGCTTTCATCTTCTTCTTCCAGCGCAACTTCCATCATGCCTCGGGCGCCCTAAAAATCCTCCCCAACCTCGCCCCTGCCGATGTCACTTCCATCCAGGTTCGCCCCGGCCCCGGCCAACTCGAAATCCGCGCCTGCCGCACCAATGCCGCCTGGCAGTTGACCGAGCCCTTGGTTTACCCTGCCCAGGCCGCCTCCATCGACGACCTCCTCAAAGGCCTCCTCAACCTCACCGCCGCCGCCTCCATCTCCGAGTCCGAACTCCGCGCCCATACCAACGCCGATGAAGAGTTCGGCTTCGCTTCCCCACAGGCCTCCATCCTCATTCAACAGGGCGATTACCTCATCCACGTCCTCCTGGGCGATAAAACTCCCCCCGGTGACCAGCTCTTCCTTGAGGTCGTTGGACACGAAGGCGCCTTCGTCGTGGACGCCTCTCTCCTCAAACTCATCCCCCGCTCCGCCAACGACTGGCGCGATACCACCCTGCTTAACCTCGACGCACCCTTCGACCGCATCGCCGTCACCAATAACTCCAAGGCCTTCGTCCTCCGCCGGGACCCCAACCTCCTCTGGCGCGTCGTCGATCCCTTCCCAGCTCGCGCTGACAACGCCCGCATCGAGGATTCCCTCCGCCGCCTCCACGCCCTCCGCGTTCGCCAGTTCGTTTCCGATGACCCTAAAGCCGACCTCGATTCCTTTGGCCTCGCCAACCCGGATACCCAACTCGCCCTGGCCCACGGCACCAACCCGCCCGTCCTCCTCCAGTTCGGCAAAATCGCCACCAACGACCCCTCACAAATCTATGCCCGGCGCGCCGATCAAAATACCATCGTCACCGTCACCACCAATGCCCTGGCCCCATGGCGCGGGATCTCCGCTAATGATTTCCGCGACCCGCACCTCCTGACCCTCACCGAACCCGTCCAGACGCTCGAAGTCCATGCCCAGGACCACCCCTTCTCTCTCGTCGCTAACCCAACCAACGATTCCTGGCGCGTCTTGCCCGAAAATTTCCCCGCCGATGCCACCGCTGTACAGGATTGCCTCTCTCTCATGGGCAACCTCAAAATCATCGATTTTGCTAAAGACGTCGTCAATGCCCCGGATTGGCCCAAATATGGCCTGGACCCCCCCGCCCGCCGTTACATCCTCAAAGCCGCCCCCGGCCCTTCTTCCACTACCAATACCCTCCTGGCTGACCTCTATTTCGGTTTCGCCACCAACCAGCCCAACCGCGTTTATGCCCGACGCGCCGACGAAACGTCCGTCTATGCCGTCAGCCCGGATGATTTCGCCAAACTCCCTTACGCCCCCTACCAGTTGCGTGAACGTAAGCTTTGGTCCTTCTCTACCAACGACATCGCCGGCATCACCATCCACCAGGCCGGCAAAATACGCTCCATCCTCCGCGCCGAGGCCTACAAATGGTCCCTCGCACCGGGTTCTCAGGGCGTCGTTGATGATATCCCTCTTGAGGAAACCGTTCGTGGCCTCTGCCAGGCCACCGCCGCCGACTGGGCCGGCTTCGGCCCCACTAACTTTTCCCGCTTCGGCTTCACCAACCCTCCCTACGAAGTTACCTTCGACCTCAAGAATGGACAGAAAGCCTCCATCCAATTCGGCGGCGATGCCCCCTCCGGCAACCGCTACGCCGCCGTCTCCTTCGACGGCCAACCCTGGTTCCTCGAACTGCCTTGGCTCCTCTACCGCGACATCGCTGCCTACCTCGCGGCCCCGTGA
- a CDS encoding GldG family protein, giving the protein MSIPSHRPPSKAPPSFSPFRRWAIGFNVVLVVLVVLAVVVMVNYLSHDYFHRWHVNSNAKTTLAPRTVQFLHSLTNQVKVTVYYDRDDPFFTPIVDLLNEYRAVNRNLSIQIIDYNRDPGAAQQLKLKYRFLASPTAKSLIIFDAGQGRVKPVDGAAIAQYALERVPNETQREFRRKPVAFAGERAFDSALIFVSNPAPFQTWFLIGHGEHQIDDGDDSVGYVKFASALRENYIQPLPVNLLGTNAPLDPQHCNLLVIAGPNSKLEPSELARIDQYLNQGGRLFALFSVLSLKNGDTGLEPLLAKWGVNVTTNIISEHPDHSIAGSDVIVDTFGNHPIVNPLQDLRLQLILPRSIGKIHSRSQAPDAPHVEELAFSSPNSFIKDTNPRDHQAFPLIVAVEKGDIKGLTTERGTTRIVVSGDSIFLANHQIDSAANRDFGVLAANWLLDRPQLLEGVGPRPVTEYKLLMTRSQLQGAQWILLAAMPGSILGLGSLVWLRRRR; this is encoded by the coding sequence ATGAGCATTCCATCCCACCGCCCTCCCAGTAAAGCCCCCCCCAGCTTCTCCCCGTTCCGCAGGTGGGCCATCGGCTTCAACGTCGTCCTGGTCGTCCTTGTTGTCCTCGCCGTGGTCGTCATGGTCAATTACCTCAGCCACGATTATTTCCACCGCTGGCATGTCAATTCCAACGCCAAAACCACCCTCGCACCGCGCACCGTTCAGTTCCTCCATTCCCTCACAAACCAGGTCAAGGTCACCGTCTATTATGACCGCGACGACCCCTTCTTCACACCCATCGTCGATCTCCTCAACGAATACCGCGCCGTCAATCGCAACCTCTCCATACAAATCATCGACTATAACCGCGACCCAGGCGCCGCTCAGCAGCTTAAACTCAAATACCGCTTCCTCGCCTCGCCCACCGCCAAAAGCCTCATCATCTTTGACGCCGGTCAGGGCCGCGTCAAACCCGTCGATGGCGCCGCTATCGCCCAATACGCCCTCGAACGCGTCCCCAACGAAACCCAGCGCGAGTTCCGCCGCAAGCCCGTCGCCTTTGCCGGCGAACGCGCCTTCGATTCCGCTCTCATCTTTGTCAGCAACCCGGCCCCCTTCCAGACCTGGTTCCTCATCGGCCACGGCGAACACCAGATCGACGACGGCGATGACAGCGTCGGTTACGTCAAGTTCGCCTCCGCCCTCCGCGAGAATTATATTCAACCACTCCCCGTCAATCTCCTGGGCACCAACGCCCCTCTCGACCCCCAGCATTGCAACCTCCTGGTCATCGCCGGCCCCAATTCCAAACTCGAACCCTCCGAACTGGCCCGCATCGATCAATACCTTAACCAGGGCGGGCGCCTCTTTGCCCTGTTCAGCGTCCTTTCCCTCAAAAATGGCGATACCGGCCTCGAGCCCCTGCTCGCCAAATGGGGTGTCAACGTCACCACCAACATCATCTCCGAACACCCCGACCACTCCATCGCCGGCTCCGATGTTATCGTCGATACTTTCGGCAATCATCCTATCGTCAACCCACTCCAGGACCTCCGCCTCCAGCTTATCCTCCCTCGCTCCATCGGCAAAATCCACTCCCGCTCCCAAGCTCCCGATGCGCCGCACGTCGAGGAACTCGCCTTCTCCAGCCCCAATTCCTTCATCAAAGACACCAACCCCCGTGACCATCAGGCCTTCCCGCTCATCGTCGCTGTCGAGAAAGGCGACATCAAAGGCCTCACCACCGAGCGCGGCACCACCCGTATCGTCGTTTCCGGTGATTCCATCTTCCTCGCTAACCACCAAATCGACTCCGCAGCCAATCGGGACTTCGGCGTCCTGGCCGCCAATTGGCTCCTCGACCGCCCACAACTCCTCGAAGGCGTCGGCCCGCGCCCTGTCACCGAATACAAACTCCTCATGACCCGCTCCCAACTCCAGGGCGCCCAATGGATTCTCCTCGCCGCCATGCCCGGCTCCATCCTCGGCCTCGGCTCTCTCGTCTGGTTGCGCCGCAGAAGATAA